The Drosophila biarmipes strain raj3 chromosome X, RU_DBia_V1.1, whole genome shotgun sequence genome includes the window AGCCAGAGCAAAGAGCATGTATCCGACACATACGGACTGCGGATACAGTGGATATTCAAATAATTGGCCAGAGAAATGGGACTTGAGTGGTCTTGTCTTCTCAAAATATTCGggaaattttgaaaacatatCGCAAGGTTACTCCTTCCAATTGGGTTTTTCGATGGGTAAATACGCTGTTTCGGATGTTACTTTTAAAACTGGTTCTTAACCCCTTCTGGCTCAGTTGCAATGTCTTTTTACGGCCCAAGTCGAATTAATCCTTGTTTTCGGAGACTTTattattgggaaaataatagcTAAAGTTCAATATCTGTTCCAAAATAGAGTTTTCACTTCTTTTGAACTGTATATTATTAGTGGATTTCAATTACTCTGGCCCTAAATTGTATACCAACAAAGTGATACTTTCATCTAAACTGATTAATGGCATATCTTCCTGATTGTTTAGCGAgggttttttataatttggttgGATAGCGTTCGCTCTAAAGGGGTTCTGATTTATGTATAGTGGTATCGATGTAAGCTAGGATGGATCATATAGGCTTTAGGATCCTCAGAGGGACTCTTAAGTCTGGGGTGGGCGTAGTCTTCCGACTCACTCACCTTCTTCTGTTGCTTCTCCCACGCAGGGTCGAGGAGGCCCTCGCGCTCCcactcctcctcctgctccatGTAGCCATCTCCGTACTCCATGGAGAGTCCGTTCTCCATCATCATCTTGTGGCGCTGTCAGAAGTCCCGCTCGCTCGTGTATGTCTATATCGTTCCCTGTCCCGCTGCAcactctctcgctcgctctcgctgctgctggtgctgctgtcGTTGTCGGTGAtccagttgctgctgctgccgaaGGAAAACGGAGGTTGTAGGTTGGAGGATGCTACTCTTGGCCGGTGGTTCTGTTGCCGCGTTCGAATTGGTTCGGTTGCTTTTTCTTTTGCTATTGGTTCCGATTCGGACTTGGCTCTTGGACAGTTGGATTCTTGGACTCGgattctgattctgattctgattctgattctggACAGGCTCGCTGTGACTGTGCCTGGCTGTgcggtgcgtgtgtgtgtgactaCTGAGTGCTGGCTGACTGACAGACTGACAgaatgattgattgattgattgatcgATCGATCGGCGGCGCAAAGCTTGCCCCAATCCTGAAAGCTCTCTTGGGGAGAGACGCATTAGCAATGGCATTACAACAACCTGCCACAACAGGTGGTTGCCGCTCTACCCGATTACCCGTTTGCCCGGTAGCCCGGTAGCCCGGTAGCCCGATAGCCTTACCCGTTTCCCGCTTATATTCGAGTTcgagaaaaatcaaaaaaggaGGATCTCAGAATTCAGTCGTGCATTTGGACTGGCAAAACCGTTGTATAACACGTTAATTTGCTGCTTAATTATTTTCGCGTTTGCTTTGCTCGTTCTTTTGTGTGTTTTCCGCGCTCGTTCCGTTTCGTATCGTATCGTATCGGTTAAAAATAGtatgttttgaaaaagttttattttcggCGTCAACGTCAACGCAACGCAACGAAGGGAAGTAGGCGGGACCGGGGACGGGGCCGGGAGGCGCAGAAGGAGAAGGACGGTACGGGATTGGTAcatatttgaaataattttgagAAATAGCGCGAATTCGGATCGGAAATCGGAACTGATCCGGTAAATATAGATCGATATACTCGCGGTGGGTTGCTCTCGTTCCTTTTTTTGTGTCTTAGTTTTTATTGGTAGCACTTTGACTCTCTACATAAATCATGTATATGCACATATTGTTCGGATATTTATATAAAGAGATATATGTGGTAAGGCATATATAACCatcgcacgcacacacacacacaccttaCACACATGCACAGTTTTCGTTATTTATATTGCCTTTTTGCTTTGCTcgtttttttgaaatttttggtatttatatttatttttcaacaagtaccaaaaaaaaaaaaataaaaaaccaaaaaaaagaaaatagagtATAACGAAAGCAAGTGAGTCGGCTGGCCagatatatatacacatatatatctACATCTATATCTATTCGTGTGTGTGTATTGgaaccaaacaaaaacaaaaacaacaaaacaatcTGTGTGGACAGCAATTGGAGCAATATCTACGTGTGTCGCTTGCGAAGAGAAAGACCCGCTCGCGTTGATAGCCAACTCAAAACTGATGTCGCGCCAGCCAGCTGCCAACTCTGAATACCGTCGCAGTCGTcgccgcagtcgcagtcggCGCAAGACCAGCACcgcaccagcaccagcaccacccccaccccccATCCAAGCCAGCCAGCCGATCCACCGATCCGCCGCCCCACCTGCCCCACGTCGCCCACCGCCGCGCACCAcatccacagccacagccacagccacagcagcCGTGGCAGAGGAAGAGGAAAGTCTGCCGTGCAGAGGGAGCATCGGATCGAATCGGATCGGTTCGGATCGTATGGGATCGgttgctttggctttggctttggcttggaTGCCCGAAGATCCCCCATCCGAAGAGCCCCGAAGACCGACGACAAGGGGGCGGGGTGGCGGCagagtgggagtgggtggCAAAAGAAAGTATGAATTCGGCCAGCATAAGCGTACGAATCGTGGGACCCTGTAGCTGGGCGATCGTACGGGGTATGCTGTCTCGCCGGTTCCCAAATTCCCACAGTTATCTATTACATTAATAATTatccaaattttcaaaatattgttatAACCATTATCCTGAATATATTAATATGATATCCCGAAGATATCAAAACTAGCTATAGCAGTAGCAGCCCTTTAATACCTCTTAGATATGATTCGTATATCAGCAAATATATCCCTTAATTAACatcataatatattaatatgatATCCTGAAGATAACAGAACTGTTTTACTTAGCAGCCCTGCGGTAAGACTATTATATCTCTTAGATCTGATGGGTATGATCACCCAAAAACATCACCCTGTGAACCCACTTTTGATCCTTTTGTAGTGATATATTGAGGTAAGCGTGAAAGATATGCAGAAATGGAACCTTAAATTGTGCAGTATTGGCTAACAGTGCGGCGCTAATGGGTGTCGCGGGTTCCAAACCCTTTCGCGGGCCATCTTTCTCGTTTTTACTCTGGTTGGGCTGTGAGCCGAAGAGAGCTCTTGGACCCCCATTAGTGAAATTGGTAGGAACATGCAGTTGCAGGCGACACACGAAGAAAGTAAGAGAGGTCGTGGAGGGGAGCCGCGGCCTCAGGGGCCGGGGGGAGGGGACCCTACATGCTACATGCTATGTGCTATGTGCTGTGTGCCGCGTGCTGTGTGCCGTACGCGATATGCGAATGCGAGACGACAGCAACTTGTTGGCCCCCACGTCAGCCTGTCTGACGCTGCGCCTCCCGGCTCCTCGCCTCGTCTGTCAGCGGGTCTCCGCGGTTCAGACAGCATCCACCCAGGGCCCCCTTCCTGGTCCTGGGTGCCGCGTCTTCGCAAGACGCCCCCGCATCACTACGAAAATAGCAAATTGGTAATTTCGCTTCGAAAACTCTTTTCCAATACACACACGCAAGTCGCAAAGCGGGGAATCGGGGAATCGGGAAATCGGAGGATAGCAGGGGAGCACATGATTTTATTGGCATGCTTTCGTAGTTTTTCCGTGCGAAACATTTCGTTTTTCATTCCACATTTCACATTTCCCAACAGCCTGCTATGTGAGCTACATTGATTGTGTGGGTCTGGGGCCGGGGCCTGGGGTCTGGGGAGAGAGCGAtgatatttatgaaatttattaaatatgctCGCGAGCCACAGAATCAAGGATAGCGATTAGCTAGACCAATAAAAACCACCCACAACAAGTGTGGGCACCCGTCTCTTTCGCGCTGTGTGGGAGCTTTCGAAAGCTCTGGATCTCAGAATTTTATGTGAATGGGGGAGTCTTCGAAAACGATTTGTTCCAGGAGAAACCCGCTCCGCAAACCGCAAGGACTCCCGAGGGCAGAGGGTTCCATCCGCCGATTTGGCCCAATTCGAAGCCGTTCCTTTAGACCGGGACACAGAGAtgagatagatagatatagggACTGAGATAGAACCTAAATTCGGCTATTTTTAGACCATAATGTGCGTCGTCAGCGGCGAGTTGTGTTCTTTTTTCGAAAACAATATCTATTCTTAGCCGCTGCTTGTGCGTTAATAccatatttttgtaaatacaCACTAACATACATTCCCGCTGAGacataaattgtataaaaattgACCAAATGCCATTTGAAAGGCAGCCACATCAAGGTGAGGAGTGGGGCCAGGAGGTGGCCCACCGAAGATTTCATTGGGTAAGCACAAATGCTCATGCCGCAGGTACAGTGCGGCTCGTGAAGAGTGGGCGGTCCTTCAAGGATAGCCCGGTTCAGTTTTCAAGGTCTTAAATGTGAACAGACGATTTTAGGAACGTTTACCAGGCATTGCAGACCGCTCAAAGTTGttgcatttatatttattatctaagaacttttaaagattttaatactGGTTGAGAAATTCTCGAATTGTCTCAATAGTTCTACATCTCCTAGAAGTTCAATTTAGCCAAACGCTTTTAAATAGAGGGTCTATTTTTGAGCAGTTTTCActgtgaaatttatttattacctcCATCTAATTATATCACACATGTATTTGGAAGAGAGCCAGCTATTAAAGGCCTCTAGATCAATTAACTAttaatacaaaaatgcgaCTCTTTAGCTGCGGTGGCAGGAAGCTGACATCTGTATAATAACTGGGTAGAACCGCCTTACAGTCGCGGAACGCACTGTCGATATGCAAGCAATGTCATACTTTCGTGTGGACAATTGGACTATTCGCAGATCCACAGATCCGCAGATAAAACGACAATACATCTTGTTATGcagtttatattttatacatagaTAATTTTTGTTGGGGTTCGTCTGTGTGTTTTGTATCTCGCATGTAATTGATAACGCTGGGGTACAATTATGTTAAAAAGTAATTACAATTGATTTAGAACGGGGCCAGCACCGCAGATACGCGCCTGccgacatatatatatgtatactgAACTTGTATGTTTACATACGTCTGTGGATCATAACtattcattaattttaaccattatatattatgtatacTCTTTTAGCTTTAGTTtaacttttacttttactctGCTTGtgtgcttttttgttttcgtgTTTTGTGTTCTTTTCAAGTTTtggattttgtttgtttttcgtttaCTGGGACATAAACGTCGAGAGGCTAATCTTCATCTTaaggaaaacattttctatatcaatataataataatattaggtaataaaaaaaaataaacaattacaTACACATTTAGCGTAATATTAAAGGGCCTTTGAAGGAGATTGGGGAGGGGACAGAGAGgagaaatgcaaacaaacgCAATCACAATGAAACATTCTTCGGGCAGAGATCGGGGGCGACCTCAGACCTCGGGGTCTGACCCCTACTCCAGTTTCATCGCCAGGccgggcggcggcggcgcctCCAGCTGTTCGAGGAAGAGCTCCTCCAGCGGCCGGTCGCTGGTGATGCGGAAGAGGAACAGGTGGTCCTGGCACTTCAGGCTGATCGATCGCAGCGCGGGCAGACGCAACAAGAGCTGCGCGAAGCGCCCGTCGTCGCCCGGATGCTCCAAGCGACAGTGCTCGTCCAGGCAGGCGTACACCTTCTCGCGGCACATCTCTATCTCCGCCCGGTTCTTGATCCCGCGTATGTCCGGGTTGTACAGTATGATCGCCTTCAGGCAGGACAGCTCGCGTCGGTCCAGATTCAGTCGCTTCATCTTTACGCTCAGCTCGGATAGGACGCGATCGAAGATGGCCGAGACGCCGGCCTTGATCGCGCTGTTGCGATGGTACGAGAAGTTTTGGTTGAGGAACAGCTGCTGTGGCTGCAGTCCCGGCGAACGCCGCTCGAAGGAGCCGTCGTGGCCGAGGCCACCGCCCCCGCCGCCTCCGGCACCGCCGTCATCCAGCGAACCGATGCTGCACCAGGCCACGTTCGCGATGAGCAGCTCTATCCAGGCGGCCTTCAGCAGGATCACCTGGTCGTCGAGCGGCACCTGCGCGAAGTGCGGCATCATGCGCGCGTATTCGACCATCTGGAAGAGTTGCTTGTTGACCACCTGGCACAATGCGGACACGGCGCCCTTGTAGTCCGGCTGTACTGTGGAGTAGGGCCCGACGCGCAGGAAGGTCAGCGCCCGATCACCGCTCTGGGTCTCCGCGCGCTGTTCGGCCTCCAGGATCCGCTCGATCGAGAAGTCCCTGGACACGCTGTTGGTCGTGTAGTCGTCGGAGCCATTGCCGCTGCCCATGCCGCCAGATCCTCCGCCCAGACCACCGactcctccgccgcctcctGAGCTGGAGCCGCCCACCGAGCCTGGACCGCTGCTGCCGCCACCGCTGGCGCTCAGCCTGCCAGCCGCATTGCGGGCGCCGCGTTGACGCTCCTCCTGGACCGCCTCGCGCTTCATGCCGCAGGTGAGGCACTTCTGGTAGCGGCAGTACTGGCAGCGGTTCCTCTGCCGCTTGTCGATGATGCAGTTGCGGTTCTCGCGGCATGCGTATGTGAGATCTTTGCGCACCGTGCGCTTGAAGAAGCCCTTGCAGCCCTCGCAGCTGTACACGCCGTAGTGCTTGCCGCTGGCCCGGTCCCCGCAGATGGAGCACAGGTGCTTGCTGCCGCTCAGCGGATGGTTTGGCGgatactgctgctgctggacggCAGCGGATGCGGCCGAATTGGGCGCCTGCGCCATCTGGGCGTCCccgccgctgttgttgttgttggagCTGACGGAGTTGGAGCCGGGCAGCACGTGGACCATGGACATAGCCTGCATGAAGGGCCCGGGACTCTCGGCCTTGGGCGAgaagctgctgttgttgctgtcgttCAGCTGCGAGATGTCCGGCTTGACCTCCTCCTTGATGTGGCTCAGCCGGAAGGTTGCGTCCTGGTCGCAGTTGTCCATCCCGTAGATGTTGTTGTGGTGCCCGCTGTCGTGGATAGGATGCTGgggcagctcctcctcctcctcgcagTTTCTCTTTTCCTAGTTCTCttcgtgtgtgtgagtgtcgTCGCTCGCTTTCGCCTCTCTCTTGGGGTTTCACTTTGCCAACGCCACCGTGTCCGTCCGTGCGTCCGTCCGCTTTTTCGTCCGTGGGGCCAAGTGGAGCAGCTCGCTTCGCTTGCAGATTCGTTGCCGCTGGGACCGTGGCTGCATTTACATAATCCTGGGCCGCTAGAGCCGCGCACTTTTCACGCTCGCCGCCAAACAATTGCGCTTTTTACCAACAAACAAAGAATGCCAGACTTTCTGACTAATGgattaaaaccttttttcgCGTCGACATTTTTTCTCAACAAAGACAATCTCACCACGGCGGCGCAACTCACCACCGTAGAGATGGGCCGTGACACAGGCTGCGCAGTCACGGGTCGCGGTCACGACTTGTGGCCACTGCGATAAGAGAAGAAAACCAAGCTAGCTGAGGTGCCAATTGGAACTTTAGTAGGGCTTGTATCAAATATAATTACACAcccaattttctttaaatgatttattagGATAGGGTAAAAGGGGCCCGATTGAGGCCTTTCTTTAGTGCACTGTTGCCAACTGTTTGCCATTTAAAACGTAAACATTCGTTACCTGCGATTCGCTCATCTCTAATTCACCACACAGTGCACAGGGTTGTCCCCTAATCAACACAAGTCAGTAAGAGAGGGCGTTTGTAGCCCAATTAGGGCGCTAATGGCCAACGCAGCTGCCTCACAATTAATTGCCTTAGCTTTGTTAGCCAGTGGATGATAACAGCAGCCCAGCGATTAGCAAAATTCAAACACAGCAGGGCAACAGCCCTGGCAGCGCCATTGCACAACTCACCACACGAATGCAACGCTGCGTCTGTCTGGCTCCCCACACCACCGTGTGCGGGGCACACCCCCCGGCCGCCCACACACGCCACCACAGTGCAAATAATTTTGCGCCGCTGCAATTAAGTGGAAATGCGAAATGTAAACGCGAGTGTGCGCCGGTTTCACCGCTGCCGGCGGCAGCCTCGACCCCAAATCGCAGTCGCCGAGAATCGAGCGGTCTGCCCGCTGAGCTGGAAGCGAACCAACAGCGACCGAGTCCAAGTCCGCATCCGAATTAggcgaaatgcaaatgcaacttACTTGCAGCTCCTCTGCGGGGCTTTGGATGCGCCGCAAGGTGACGCTCGGCGCTCACGGCtgtttatttacttttctCCGTTGGCGTTGGCGTTGGCTATCGGTTATCAGTGCTGgcgggcacacacacacacacgggcgCGGACACGGACACACGACGCTGATTTAATTTGTTGCAATCTTGAGTGTAATTGTGGTAATTGAGTCCATCATCACAAAGAGACGCGGTAATTGGCATTCGCAGCGAGTGCGCGAAGAAGAAGCATTCGCGAAAGAACAGCTGACACGTGGTGGGTAAGTCGATTGCGTGGGGGCGGGGAAACGGCTTGGCCGTGGTGAGCATAAAAACAGAGTACGGGTGGGTGTCGCCGCTAGCGCAGTAAGGTGTACTCGCTACGTGTGGTGAGTTTGGCCCCTTGTGGGTTGTACGCTCGGCTAGCGGCCTGAGCTGTGCGGCGAATTCTGTGCGAATGGcaaatttcattttcgtttttttccgGGGAACTccattatttcaaaatatgcaAAACCATAACCAAATACCCCTatttttttcggtttcggttttaaAAACTACAAGTTGTTGTTTCAAGGTGTTAGAACGATTTGTTATTCTTCGGAGTACCTTTTCACTTGGCTTGCTAGCCGCGGTTACCATAAATGCAACCTTGGAAACTAGTCTTATCTAATATTTTATGGGCTTACTACATAATATATCAAGTATTTGCTCCCTGTATCTCGCTTTTAATCTATCGCATAAGTTTTGGCTGCATTGTTCTTTCGCCTCCTTTGCTTACATCAGCCTTCTGAGGCAAGCTTATCTGACTGAGTCAGAGCCAATAGTTTGAGGCTGCCGCCTGGCTCCCCTGCAAAAAAGAGCGATAAGCATGTTTACGGCGTATCTCTTGTTTGTTTGTGGGCAGCGGCTGTGCCGCTTTTAATCGGCATCCGAATCCAACTCTGCCGGCAACCCGCTGAGCTGCGAGTTGCGGAGCGTGAGTGCTCCGATCCGCTCGTTCAGATACTCGATCTCGTCCTGGTACACCCCCGTCTCGTAGAGCAGATTCTCGTACTCCCTCATGATGCCCGCATAATCGCTGGTGCCGCTGACGgggctgcttttgctgctgcttctgccgcTGCTGTCGCTCTGACCTTGGCTCCGGTTCCGCCCGCCGCCGCTCCCGCTGCCTCCCCCATTCTGTGGCGCATCGCCTTCAGGCGCCGCCACCTCAAAATCCAGATAGAGCTGGAAGTATCTGAGATCTTCTCCGCGGCAAATGGGGCAAGTTGGGGATCTGCAAAGCGGTTGGCGATAAGTGTATGTAGCAGTGTATGTAGTTTTAAGCATTTCCGATTGTATTGTAAACACTTCGCTAAACATCAATCTATGTCTGCCACAAAGGGGGGATTTTTCATAACAAAAGCGTACTGATAAGCTTTCTTTTATCATATCttcaaatgcaaaaaaaacacattgaTATATCATCTACCAATAGTATTTTCTTTCCATTCTAAGATGCAAGCAATGTATACACTCTGATATTCACTCTTTATCACTTGCCATTTTGGCATTGGCATGGACAATTGTGGCCGGCGCACGTAGAAAGGATCACTTACTGCTCCCGCCAGCGGTCCAGGCACTCCTCGTGGAACACGTGCCCACAGAAGCCGGCGAAGATGTTCTCCGAGGGGCGATACCGCTCCGAGCAGATCGTGCAGATCACGC containing:
- the LOC108023280 gene encoding protein ultraspiracle; the protein is MDNCDQDATFRLSHIKEEVKPDISQLNDSNNSSFSPKAESPGPFMQAMSMVHVLPGSNSVSSNNNNSGGDAQMAQAPNSAASAAVQQQQYPPNHPLSGSKHLCSICGDRASGKHYGVYSCEGCKGFFKRTVRKDLTYACRENRNCIIDKRQRNRCQYCRYQKCLTCGMKREAVQEERQRGARNAAGRLSASGGGSSGPGSVGGSSSGGGGGVGGLGGGSGGMGSGNGSDDYTTNSVSRDFSIERILEAEQRAETQSGDRALTFLRVGPYSTVQPDYKGAVSALCQVVNKQLFQMVEYARMMPHFAQVPLDDQVILLKAAWIELLIANVAWCSIGSLDDGGAGGGGGGGLGHDGSFERRSPGLQPQQLFLNQNFSYHRNSAIKAGVSAIFDRVLSELSVKMKRLNLDRRELSCLKAIILYNPDIRGIKNRAEIEMCREKVYACLDEHCRLEHPGDDGRFAQLLLRLPALRSISLKCQDHLFLFRITSDRPLEELFLEQLEAPPPPGLAMKLE
- the LOC108023281 gene encoding E3 ubiquitin-protein ligase RNF128 — translated: MSYNSVICTICSERYRPSENIFAGFCGHVFHEECLDRWREQSPTCPICRGEDLRYFQLYLDFEVAAPEGDAPQNGGGSGSGGGRNRSQGQSDSSGRSSSKSSPVSGTSDYAGIMREYENLLYETGVYQDEIEYLNERIGALTLRNSQLSGLPAELDSDAD